GTCCGCCGGTTCCTCTGGGGCGTCCTGTTCGCGCTCTGCTTCTCCTGCCTGCTGAGCCAGGCATGGCGAGTGAGGAGGCTGGTGCGCCATGGCAAGAGCCCCTCGGGCTGGCAGCTGGTGGGCATGGCCCTGTGCCTGATGCTGGTGCAGGTCATCATCGCCATCGAGTGGCTGGTGCTGACCGTGCTTCGAGACGCGAAGCCAGCCTGTGCCTACGAGCCCATGGACTTCGCGATGGCCCTCATCTACGACATGGTACTGCTCGTGGCCACCCTGGGGCTGGCCTTTTTCTCGCTATGTGGAAAGTTCAAGAAGTGGAAGCAGAATGGAGTCTGCATCTTGGTCACGGCCTTCCTCTCCATGCTCATCTGGGTGGCTTGGATGACCATGTACCTCTTCGGCAACGCCGAGCTGCGACAGGGAGATGCCTGGGGCGACCCCACCTTGGCCATCACGCTGGTGGCCAGTGGCTGGGTCTTCGTCATCTTCCATGCCATCCCAGAGATCCACTGCACCATTCTGCCAGCCCCGCAGGAAAACACGCCCAACTACTTCGACACGTCACAGCCAAGGATGCGGGAGACGGCGTTTGAGGAGGACGTGCAGCTGCCTCGGACCTACATGGAGAACAAAGCCTTCTCAATGGATGAACACAATGCAGGTAAAGGGGTACTGTCCCACTGGGTTAGGCTGTTCCTCCCAAAAGAGCTCCTTTTCCCCCACTGAGGATCACGGGCCCTGGGGGTAGTCCTGGCAAATCAGAGCCCACAAACATTGACCCTGTGCTGAAACTGGCCCCTAGAGATTCAGCGTTATCAATTCATTTAGCATGCGTGCCTGCATGTGtgttcaatcatatctgactctttgcagcctcgtggactgtagccctccaggttcctctgtccatgtgattctccatgcaagaatactggaatgggttgctatttccttctccagggcatcttcctgagccagggatcaaacccgcatctcctgtgtctcctacattggcaggtggattctttaccactgagccatctgagaagaGACTTAATTAGCACTTTCAACTAATTTAATGTAAAAAGTCAGATTCCTGGCCTTTTTTGAAAAGTTGGATCTGGCAGTGCTGGTGCCGTTCCCAATGGCACCAGTTGTCTGCAGCTGGCTGGGAGGCCCTGTCTCTTACCCTCCCAGGTGGTGGTGGCCTTTTGGGTGGGCATCCGTTTTCTCTTCACTACActccccttgggcttccctggtggctcggctggtaaagaatctgtccacgatgcagacctgggttcgatccctgagttgggaagattcccctggagtagagcacagctacccactccagtattctggcctggagaattccatggactgtatagtacatggagttgcaaagagtcagacatgactaagtgactttcacttcccatGGCTCCCTGTCCCATCCACTATAGCATATCAACATCAGCTTCCTGCTTCCTGGATGTTTGAGTTTGCAGCCCGTGTGCTATCTGGATGCAGGGGATGGCGAGAGGCAATGTTCACACTCTCTCCCCTAGCTCTGTCTCCAGGAGTGGATGAATTTGGGCCCTGGAGTCAGAGTCTGGGTTGGGATCCTGCCTCTTCCCAGATGTAGGCTTTGTGTACTCCATAAAGCTGCTGTGAGTCCTGATGTACCAAGGGACCCCCACGGCACCTGGCTTGTTGAATGTGTATCCTGGTTGGGTTCCCctgaaagcagagcctgagactTGTTGCAGGCAGTTTACTTAGGAGGTCGCCCCTGCCCGGGAGAATGAGACCGGGAAGGCAGAAACGCCAGAACAAGAGCGTCGAGAGCTAGTTACCACCACAGGCAGCTGGGGCTTATTCCTGCCAGGGACACATGTAGAACGAGCCTCAGAATTGATCCTTGGAGGACAGGAggcttcagcatctgtccatCAACTCCTATCTCCCACTGCCATGAGTGTCCACCAGGGCTCCCATAAATGGGCTAATCAAGTTCTATTAGCTCCACCAACAGAAAAGCAGAGATTCAGCAGGCACTTCAGGTGGAGGTGGGATCCCCAGGTGAGCCAAGAAGTAGCAGCCCAGG
This window of the Capricornis sumatraensis isolate serow.1 chromosome 3, serow.2, whole genome shotgun sequence genome carries:
- the GPRC5B gene encoding G-protein coupled receptor family C group 5 member B, whose product is MRTHQALAFLLLFVIASGASENASTSRGCGLDLLPQYVSLCDLDTIWGIVVEAVAGAGALITLLLMLILLVRLPFIKDKEKKDPVGLHFLFLLGTLGLFGLTFAFIIREDETICSVRRFLWGVLFALCFSCLLSQAWRVRRLVRHGKSPSGWQLVGMALCLMLVQVIIAIEWLVLTVLRDAKPACAYEPMDFAMALIYDMVLLVATLGLAFFSLCGKFKKWKQNGVCILVTAFLSMLIWVAWMTMYLFGNAELRQGDAWGDPTLAITLVASGWVFVIFHAIPEIHCTILPAPQENTPNYFDTSQPRMRETAFEEDVQLPRTYMENKAFSMDEHNAALRTAGFRNGSLGNRPSAPFRSNVYQPTEMAVVLNGGTIPTAPPSYTGRHLW